The following are encoded in a window of Syngnathoides biaculeatus isolate LvHL_M chromosome 3, ASM1980259v1, whole genome shotgun sequence genomic DNA:
- the LOC133497617 gene encoding oocyte zinc finger protein XlCOF20-like, which yields MCAKSVKAEEYEEDVCRAKEENERPRHFALDAADIREKHLHPEQREPATPQIKEEEEPVSFHIKAKEEEDLTQFPLTFDHLKSEKDEDKGRQNEENKGTKPPSSSSNRRVTAEDDDEHSGGPRADGLFAPLSDGDDTTSQSHDGDDDDHDDDRERSKGDIARHTGNKNLKCSRCSKSFSSKWNLKVHTRTHTGEKPFTCSVCGKKFSVKESLIMHTRTHTGEKPFICTICGQRFSVKTHLTTHKRTHTGEKPFACFVCGQKFSVNHSLIIHTRKHTGEKPFPCSACDKRFTQKGDLKRHTQTHTGEKPFVCSVCGKRFSLKGHLSTHTRTHTGEKPFACLLCGQRFSVSGSLRTHTRTHTGEKPFSCSVCEKIFSRKDHVKRHKCAGENRSKSRKTGKKQNP from the exons ATGTGCGCAAAAAGTGTGAAGGCAGAAGAGTACGAGGAAGACGTTTGTCGCGCCAAAGAGGAGAACGAGCGACCGCGTCACTTCGCGTTGGACGCAGCAG ACATCcgtgaaaaacatttgcacCCTGAGCAACGAGAACCAGCGACTCCTCaaatcaaagaggaagaggagccgGTGTCCTTTCACATAAAAgccaaagaggaggaggatctCACCCAGTTCCCATTGACCTTTGACcatttgaaaagtgaaaaagatgaagacaAAGGTCGTCAGAATGAGGAGAACAAAGGGACGAAGCCACCTAGCAGCAGCTCAAATAGACGCGTGACAGCAGAAGATGATGACGAACACAGCGGAGGACCGCGAGCAGACGGCCTCTTTGCGCCACTGTCGGACGGCGACGACACAACATCGCAATctcatgatggtgatgatgatgatcacgaCGATGACCGAGAACGCTCCAAAGGAGATATCGCACGTCACACAGGcaacaaaaatctaaaatgcTCGCGGTGTTCTAAAAGCTTTAGTTCAAAGTGGAATTTGAAAgtgcacacaagaacacacaccgggGAAAAACCTTTcacctgctcagtttgcggcaaAAAATTCTCTGTCAAGGAAAGCTTAATAATGCACACCAGAACGCACACAGGTGAGAAACCTTTCATATGCACAATTTGTGGGCAAAGATTCTCTGTCAAGACACATTTAACCACGCacaaaagaacacacactggggagaaaccttttgcctgctttgTCTGCGGTCAAAAATTCTCCGTGAACCATAGCTTAATAATTCACACGAGAAAACACACCGGGGaaaaaccttttccctgctctgCGTGCgataaaagattcactcagaagggagatttaaaaagacacacgcaaacacacactggggagaaaccttttgtctgctcagtttgtgggaaAAGATTTAGTCTCAAAGGACATTTAAGCACACACACgagaacgcacactggagagaaaccttttgcttgTTTACTttgcggtcaaagattctctgtaAGCGGAAGCTTAAGAACACACACGAGAACGcacaccggagaaaaaccatTCAGTTGCAGCGTGTGTGAGAAGATATTCTCTCGTAAGGACCATGTTAAGAGACACAAGTGTGCTGGTGAAAATAGAAGTAAATCTCGAAAGACTGGAAAGAAACAGAATCCTTGA